In the Mastacembelus armatus chromosome 2, fMasArm1.2, whole genome shotgun sequence genome, one interval contains:
- the ftcd gene encoding formimidoyltransferase-cyclodeaminase → MAQLVECVPNFSEGRDQQVIDAISAAISGTPGCSLLDVDPGASTNRTVYTFVGSPEAVVEGALNAARQAFSLIDMSKHSGEHPRTGAMDVCPFIPVQNITMDDCVHCANVFGQRLAEMLHVPVYLYGEAARTPSRKSLPSVRAGEYEALPDKLKHDEWVPDFGPALFVPSWGATVTGARKFLIAYNVNLIGTKEQAHRIALDIREQGRGKDQPGLLKKVQGLGWYLDEAHLAQVSTNILDYEVTPLHAVYEEICRDAEELKLPVVGSQIVGLIPLKALLDSADFYIRRDGLFVIEEEHKVRLVISKLGLDSLAPFNPKERIIEYMVSSQEGGHLVSLSLQRFVHSVGARTAAPGGGSVSAAIAALGAALGTMVGQMTYGKRQFENLDPVMRRLIPPFHQAMNDLLHMVDADSTAFNSYMAALKLPKNTAEEAKRRQAAMQEGLQRAVAVPLSLAERISVLWPPLKQMVVHGNIACKSDAQVAAKALEAAVFGAYFNVVINLRDVADEDFRVATEKRAVLLLQEAKDCAAAVLDSAEKRK, encoded by the exons ATGGCTCAGCTGGTCGAGTGTGTCCCCAACTTCTCCGAGGGCCGAGACCAACAG GTGATCGATGCCATCTCTGCTGCCATCTCCGGCACCCCCGGCTGCAGCCTGCTGGATGTCGACCCCGGGGCCTCCACCAACCGGACCGTCTACACCTTCGTGGGCTCCCCTGAGGCGGTGGTGGAGGGGGCTCTGAACGCCGCACGGCAAGCCTTCAGCCTCATTGACATGAGCAAACACTCAG GTGAACACCCTCGGACCGGAGCCATGGACGTCTGTCCCTTCATCCCCGTCCAGAACATCACCATGGACGACTGTGTCCACTGTGCCAATGTCTTCGGGCAGAGACTGGCAGAAATGCTGCACGTGCCAG TGTATCTGTACGGAGAAGCCGCTCGCACACCGTCCAGGAAGAGCCTGCCATCGGTGAGAGCCGGAGAGTACGAAGCTTTACCTGACAAG CTCAAACATGACGAATGGGTCCCAGACTTCGGCCCCGCGCTCTTCGTCCCGTCCTGGGGGGCCACGGTCACCGGCGCTCGGAAGTTCCTGATCGCCTACAACGTGAACCTGATCGGCACCAAAGAGCAGGCGCATCGCATCGCTCTGGACATCAGGGAGCAGGGTCGAGGGAAGGACCAG CCCGGGCTGCTGAAGAAGGTGCAGGGTCTGGGCTGGTACCTGGATGAGGCCCACCTGGCTCAGGTGTCCACCAACATCCTGGACTACGAGGTGACCCCCCTCCACGCCGTGTATGAGGAGATCTGCAGGGAcgcagag GAGCTGAAGCTGCCGGTGGTCGGATCTCAGATCGTGGGCCTGATCCCTCTGAAGGCTCTGCTGGATTCTGCAGACTTCTACATCCGCAGAGACGGACTCTTCGTCATCGAAGAGGAGCACAAAGTCCGGCTG GTGATCAGTAAACTGGGCCTCGACTCTCTCGCTCCGTTCAACCCGAAGGAGAGAATCATAGA GTACATGGTGAGCTCACAGGAGGGCGGCCACCTGGTGTCTCTGTCTCTACAGCGGTTTGTTCACAGCGTCGGAGCTCGGACGGCAGCTCCCGGAGGAGGATCGGTTTCTGCCGCCATCGCTGCTCTG GGAGCGGCGCTGGGCACCATGGTGGGTCAGATGACGTACGGGAAGAGGCAGTTTGAGAACCTGGACCCTGTGATGAGGAGGCTCATTCCTCCGTTTCATCAGGCCATGAATGACCTGCTGCACATGGTGGACGCCGACTCCACGGCCTTCAACAGCTACATG GCGGCGCTGAAGCTGCCGAAGAACACGGCAGAGGAGGCGAAAAG GAGACAAGCTGCGATGCAGGAGGGGCTCCAGCGTGCCGTCGCCGTCCCGTTGTCTCTGGCTGAGAGGATCAGCGTCTTGTGGCCTCCACTGAAACAAATGGTCGTCCACGGCAACATCGCCTGCAAGTCGGACGCTCAG GTCGCAGCTAAAGCTTTGGAGGCAGCTGTTTTCGGCGCGTACTTCAACGTCGTGATCAACCTCAGAGACGTCGCGGATGAGGACTTCAGAGTGGCG ACTGAGAAGAGagcggtgctgctgctgcaggaggcGAAGGACTGCGCCGCCGCCGTCCTCGACTCTGCTGAGAAGAGGAAGTGA
- the xdh gene encoding xanthine dehydrogenase/oxidase isoform X2 — MSEINGTMADVKTRSGSDDLIFFVNGQKIVETNADPETTLLVYLRRKLGLTGTKLGCAEGGCGACTVMLSRYLPHSEQLLHYAINACLAPICSLHLVAVTTVEGIGSVAQKLHPVQERIAKSHGSQCGFCTPGMVMSIYALLRNNPTPTMAEVEEAFQGNLCRCTGYRPILEGYKTFTVEGGCCGREGGCCGTNGSRAEEPSEDDVAEATPLFDAGAFAPFDPTQEVIFPPELMSLTKGQRSRSLCFHGERVMWLQPASLGEFLCLKWKHPDARVVVGNTEVGIEMKFKNMVYPVILAPAFIPELNSVTHTDDGIMFGAACTLSHVQEVLKQAVETLPPHQTEVFLAVLEQLRWFAGQQIRNVAAVGGNVMTASPISDLNPVFMAAGCRLTLMDKDGSRVLQMDDSFFTGYRRTALRPQEILASIEIPYSKKTQFVSAFKQSPRREDDISIVTTAMSVTFSPGTNVVEDLRLSYGGMAATTVMAKKTAHRLLGRCWGEELLQEACSSLAEEMTLDPSAPGGMVTYRRTLTLSLFYKFYLTVLQKLRLQGVNVEVVRSDCLSATEIYRPQAPSSVQIYQAVPEGQSQDDVVGRPMMHLSALKQATGEAVYCDDVPLYENELYLSLITSSKAHARIMSIDTSAAERMPGVVCCVFADDIPGSNATGPILYDETVLADGQVTCVGHIVGAVVAVTHVQAQRAAKAVSIQYEELQPVVTIQEAIAAQAFYQPIRTIQKGDLEAGFNQAKHILEGEMHIGGQEHFYLETNVTLAVPRGEDGEMELFVSTQAAAKTQSLVAKALGVPENRVLVRVKRMGGGFGGKESRTTLLSTVVAVAANKLKRPVRCMLDRDEDMLITGGRHPFHGKYKVGFLGSGKVVALDVSYYSNCGNSMDLSLPIMERALFHMENSYSVANVRGRGFLCRTNLPSNTAFRGFGGPQGMMIAESWITDVAQSLGRPSEEVRRLNLYTEGESTPYNQVLDHVTLDRCWDECLSRSRYHQRQAAIDLYNRQNRWTKRGLAIVPTKFGISFTAIFLNQAGALVHIYTDGSVLLTHGGTEMGQGLHTKMVQVASRVLGIPCSKIHISETSTNTVPNTSPTAASASSDLNGAAVQNACKVLVSRLEPYKTRNPEGSWDDWVKAAYFDRVSLSANGFYKTPDLGYDFESNSGRAFNYFSYGVACSEVEVDCLTGAHKNLSTTIVMDVGHSLNPALDIGQVEGGFMQGLGLFTLEELHYSPQGVLLTRGPGSYKIPAFGDIPAQLSVSLLRDATNDKAIFASKAVGEPPLFLASSVFYAIKDAISAARAESGVSGPFRLDSPASAERIRNACMDQFTKLCPPAEPGTFTPWSIQV, encoded by the exons ATGAGTGAGATTAACGGGACCATGGCCGATGTGAAGACCCGGTCGGGATCTGACGACCTTATCTTCTTCGTTAATGGGCAGAAG ATTGTTGAGACGAACGCAGATCCTGAGACGACCCTGTTGGTGTATCTGAGGAGGAAAC tgggTCTGACGGGAACGAAGCTGGGCTGTGCTGAGGGCGGATGTGGAGCCTGTACGGTCATGCTGTCCCGATACCTGCCCCACTCTGAGCAGCTGCT TCATTACGCCATCAACGCCTGTCTGGCCCCCATCTGCTCCCTACACCTGGTCGCCGTGACGACCGTGGAGGGCATCGGTAGCGTGGCACAAAAACTACACCCTGTACAG GAGCGAATAGCAAAGTCTCACGGCTCTCAGTGCGGCTTCTGTACCCCGGGTATGGTCATGTCCATCTACGCCCTGCTCAGGAACAACCCCACGCCCACGATggctgaggtggaggaggcCTTCCAAG GAAACCTGTGTCGCTGCACCGGGTACAGACCAATCCTGGAGGGGTACAAGACCTTCACTGTG GAGGGCGGCTGCTGTGGGCGGGAGGGCGGCTGCTGTGGGACCAATGGGAGCAGAGCTGAGGAGCCGTCAGAGGACGACGTCGCT gagGCCACGCCCCTGTTCGACGCTGGAGCCTTTGCACCCTTTGACCCCACACAGGAAGTGATCTTCCCTCCTGAACTGATG TCTCTCActaaaggtcagaggtcacgtTCGCTGTGTTTCCATGGTGAACGGGTGATGTGGCTGCAGCCCGCTAGTCTGGGCGAGTTTCTGTGTCTGAAATGGAAACACCCAGATGCCCGAGTGGTGGTGGGGAACACTGAAGTGG gcATTGAGATGAAGTTTAAGAACATGGTGTACCCAGTCATCCTGGCTCCAGCCTTCATCCCTGAACTCAACTCAGTGACTCACACTGACGACG GTATCATGTTTGGGGCGGCGTGCACACTCAGCCACGTGCAGGAGGTCCTGAAACAGGCGGTGGAgactcttcctcctcatcagacCGAAGTCTTCCTCGCTGTCCTGGAGCAGCTGCGCTGGTTCGCTGGGCAGCAGATACGCAACGTCGCG gcTGTTGGTGGAAATGTCATGACCGCCAGCCCCATATCAGACCTCAACCCTGTTTTCATGGCGGCAGGCTGCAGACTCACACTGATGGACAAAG atgGCAGCCGTGTGCTTCAGATGGACGACAGTTTCTTCACAGGTTACAGGCGGACGGCTCTGAGACCGCAGGAGATCCTGGCGTCCATCGAGATCCCATACAGCAAGAAG ACTCAGTTCGTCTCCGCCTTCAAACAGTCGCCTCGTCGGGAGGACGACATCAGCATCGTTACCACGGCAATGAGCGTCACCTTCAGTCCTGGTACAAACGTCGTGGAAGACTTGAGGCTGAGCTATGGCGGCATGGCGGCAACCACGGTGATGGCCAAGAAGACTGCGCACAGACTTCTGGGAAg GTGCTGGGGGGAGGAGCTTCTGCAGGAGGCTTGCTCCTCATTGGCTGAAGAGATGACCCTCGACCCCTCTGCACCGGGTGGCATGGTGACCTACCGGCGAACTCTGACCCTCAGCCTCTTCTACAAATTCTACCTGACGGTGCTGCAGAAGCTCAGACTGCAg GGGGTAAATGTGGAAGTGGTCAGGTCCGACTGTCTGAGCGCTACAGAGATTTATCGTCCTCAGGCCCCGTCCAGTGTCCAGATCTACCAG GCGGTGCCAGAGGGGCAGAGCCAGGACGATGTGGTCGGCCGTCCCATGATGCACCTGTCGGCTCTGAAACAGGCGACGGGCGAGGCGGTTTACTGCGACGACGTGCCGCTGTACGAAAACGAACTCTACCTGTCACTCATCACCAGCAGCAAAGCTCACGCTCGCATCAT gTCTATAGATACCTCGGCAGCAGAGCGCATGCCCGGTGTCGTCTGCTGCGTGTTCGCCGATGACATCCCCGGCAGTAACGCCACCGGCCCGATCTTATACGACGAGACCGTCCTCGCCGATGGCCAG GTGACCTGTGTGGGACACATTGTCGGCGCCGTGGTTGCTGTTACTCATGTTCAGGCTCAGAGAGCCGCCAAAGCCGTCAGCATCCAGTACGAAGAGCTGCAGCCTGTCGTCACCATCCAG GAGGCTATCGCCGCCCAGGCCTTctatcagccaatcagaaccaTCCAGAAGGGAGACCTGGAGGCCGGGTTTAATCAGGCCAAGCACATCTTGGAAG GTGAGATGCACATCGGAGGTCAGGAACATTTCTACCTGGAGACAAACGTGACTCTGGCCGTTCCCCGAGGAGAAGACGGAGAGATGGAGCTTTTCGTTTCCACCCAGgctgctgcaaaaacacaa TCTCTGGTGGCGAAGGCGTTGGGCGTCCCTGAGAACAGGGTGCTGGTCCGGGTGAAGAGGATGGGCGGAGGTTTTGGTGGGAAGGAGAGCCGAACCACCTTGTTGTCGACTGTTGTCGCTGTGGCAGCAAACAA GCTGAAGCGGCCCGTCAGGTGCATGTTGGACAGAGATGAGGACATGTTGATCACAGGAGGGAGACACCCCTTCCATGGGAAATACAAG GTTGGGTTTCTTGGCAGCGGTAAGGTCGTGGCTCTGGACGTGTCGTACTACAGTAACTGTGGAAACTCCATGGACCTTTCTCTGCCA ATCATGGAGCGCGCTCTGTTCCACATGGAGAACTCGTACAGCGTGGCCAACGTTCGCGGCCGTGGCTTCCTGTGCCGCACCAACCTGCCGTCCAACACCGCCTTCAGAGGCTTCGGAGGGCCGCAAGGCATGATGATCGCTGAGAGCTGGATAACGGATGTGGCTCAGAGTCTGGGCAGGCCGAGCGAGGAG GTGCGTCGGTTGAACCTGTACACAGAAGGTGAGTCCACACCCTACAACCAGGTCCTGGATCACGTTACCCTGGACCGCTGCTGGGACGAGTGCCTGTCACGGTCGAGGTACCACCAACGCCAAGCTGCCATCGACCTCTACAACCG ACAGAACCGGTGGACCAAACGTGGACTTGCCATTGTGCCCACCAAGTTTGGCATCAGCTTCACTGCCATCTTCCTTAACCAG GCTGGAGCTCTGGTTCACATCTACACCGACGGTTCAGTGCTGTTGACTCATGGTGGGACAGAGATGGGACAGGGACTCCACACTAAGATGGTCCAG gttGCCAGCAGAGTTCTGGGTATCCCCTGTTCTAAGATCCACATCTCAGAGACGAGCACCAACACGGTCCCCAACACCAGCCCCACCGCCGCCTCCGCCTCCTCCGACCTCAACGGGGCCGCCGTGCAGAACGCCTGCAAGGTCCTGGTGAGCCGCCTGGAGCCATATAAAACCAGGAACCCTGAAGGATCATGGGATGACTGG GTGAAGGCCGCGTACTTCGACAGGGTCAGTCTCAGCGCAAATGGATTTTACAA GACTCCAGATCTTGGTTATGACTTTGAGTCAAACTCTGGCCGAGCCTTCAACTACTTCAGCTACGGCGTGGCCTGTTCAGAGGTGGAGGTCGACTGTCTGACCGGAGCTCACAAG AACCTGAGCACCACCATAGTGATGGATGTTGGTCACAGCCTCAATCCAGCTCTGGACATTGGGCAG GTGGAGGGGGGCTTCATGCAGGGTCTGGGTCTCTTCACCCTGGAGGAGCTTCATTATTCCCCCCAGGGCGTCCTCCTCACACGAGGTCCGGGTTCTTATAAGATCCCGGCCTTTGGTGACATTCCTGCCCAGCTGAGTGTGTCGCTGCTCCGGGACGCCACGAACGACAAGGCCATCTTCGCCTCAAAG GCCGTGGGCGAGCCTCCTCTCTTCTTGGCATCATCGGTTTTCTACGCCATCAAAGACGCCATCAGCGCAGCCCGGGCAGAGTCGGGCGTCAGCGGGCCGTTCAGGCTGGACAGCCCCGCATCCGCCGAGAGGATCCGCAATGCCTGCATGGACCAGTTCACCAAACTG tgccCTCCTGCAGAACCCGGTACCTTCACCCCCTGGTCCATACAGGTCTAG
- the xdh gene encoding xanthine dehydrogenase/oxidase isoform X1, with protein MSEINGTMADVKTRSGSDDLIFFVNGQKIVETNADPETTLLVYLRRKLGLTGTKLGCAEGGCGACTVMLSRYLPHSEQLLHYAINACLAPICSLHLVAVTTVEGIGSVAQKLHPVQERIAKSHGSQCGFCTPGMVMSIYALLRNNPTPTMAEVEEAFQGNLCRCTGYRPILEGYKTFTVEGGCCGREGGCCGTNGSRAEEPSEDDVAEATPLFDAGAFAPFDPTQEVIFPPELMSLTKGQRSRSLCFHGERVMWLQPASLGEFLCLKWKHPDARVVVGNTEVGIEMKFKNMVYPVILAPAFIPELNSVTHTDDGIMFGAACTLSHVQEVLKQAVETLPPHQTEVFLAVLEQLRWFAGQQIRNVAAVGGNVMTASPISDLNPVFMAAGCRLTLMDKDGSRVLQMDDSFFTGYRRTALRPQEILASIEIPYSKKTQFVSAFKQSPRREDDISIVTTAMSVTFSPGTNVVEDLRLSYGGMAATTVMAKKTAHRLLGRCWGEELLQEACSSLAEEMTLDPSAPGGMVTYRRTLTLSLFYKFYLTVLQKLRLQGVNVEVVRSDCLSATEIYRPQAPSSVQIYQAVPEGQSQDDVVGRPMMHLSALKQATGEAVYCDDVPLYENELYLSLITSSKAHARIMSIDTSAAERMPGVVCCVFADDIPGSNATGPILYDETVLADGQVCWFFSSGDVIRVRTTLTLSLPPQVTCVGHIVGAVVAVTHVQAQRAAKAVSIQYEELQPVVTIQEAIAAQAFYQPIRTIQKGDLEAGFNQAKHILEGEMHIGGQEHFYLETNVTLAVPRGEDGEMELFVSTQAAAKTQSLVAKALGVPENRVLVRVKRMGGGFGGKESRTTLLSTVVAVAANKLKRPVRCMLDRDEDMLITGGRHPFHGKYKVGFLGSGKVVALDVSYYSNCGNSMDLSLPIMERALFHMENSYSVANVRGRGFLCRTNLPSNTAFRGFGGPQGMMIAESWITDVAQSLGRPSEEVRRLNLYTEGESTPYNQVLDHVTLDRCWDECLSRSRYHQRQAAIDLYNRQNRWTKRGLAIVPTKFGISFTAIFLNQAGALVHIYTDGSVLLTHGGTEMGQGLHTKMVQVASRVLGIPCSKIHISETSTNTVPNTSPTAASASSDLNGAAVQNACKVLVSRLEPYKTRNPEGSWDDWVKAAYFDRVSLSANGFYKTPDLGYDFESNSGRAFNYFSYGVACSEVEVDCLTGAHKNLSTTIVMDVGHSLNPALDIGQVEGGFMQGLGLFTLEELHYSPQGVLLTRGPGSYKIPAFGDIPAQLSVSLLRDATNDKAIFASKAVGEPPLFLASSVFYAIKDAISAARAESGVSGPFRLDSPASAERIRNACMDQFTKLCPPAEPGTFTPWSIQV; from the exons ATGAGTGAGATTAACGGGACCATGGCCGATGTGAAGACCCGGTCGGGATCTGACGACCTTATCTTCTTCGTTAATGGGCAGAAG ATTGTTGAGACGAACGCAGATCCTGAGACGACCCTGTTGGTGTATCTGAGGAGGAAAC tgggTCTGACGGGAACGAAGCTGGGCTGTGCTGAGGGCGGATGTGGAGCCTGTACGGTCATGCTGTCCCGATACCTGCCCCACTCTGAGCAGCTGCT TCATTACGCCATCAACGCCTGTCTGGCCCCCATCTGCTCCCTACACCTGGTCGCCGTGACGACCGTGGAGGGCATCGGTAGCGTGGCACAAAAACTACACCCTGTACAG GAGCGAATAGCAAAGTCTCACGGCTCTCAGTGCGGCTTCTGTACCCCGGGTATGGTCATGTCCATCTACGCCCTGCTCAGGAACAACCCCACGCCCACGATggctgaggtggaggaggcCTTCCAAG GAAACCTGTGTCGCTGCACCGGGTACAGACCAATCCTGGAGGGGTACAAGACCTTCACTGTG GAGGGCGGCTGCTGTGGGCGGGAGGGCGGCTGCTGTGGGACCAATGGGAGCAGAGCTGAGGAGCCGTCAGAGGACGACGTCGCT gagGCCACGCCCCTGTTCGACGCTGGAGCCTTTGCACCCTTTGACCCCACACAGGAAGTGATCTTCCCTCCTGAACTGATG TCTCTCActaaaggtcagaggtcacgtTCGCTGTGTTTCCATGGTGAACGGGTGATGTGGCTGCAGCCCGCTAGTCTGGGCGAGTTTCTGTGTCTGAAATGGAAACACCCAGATGCCCGAGTGGTGGTGGGGAACACTGAAGTGG gcATTGAGATGAAGTTTAAGAACATGGTGTACCCAGTCATCCTGGCTCCAGCCTTCATCCCTGAACTCAACTCAGTGACTCACACTGACGACG GTATCATGTTTGGGGCGGCGTGCACACTCAGCCACGTGCAGGAGGTCCTGAAACAGGCGGTGGAgactcttcctcctcatcagacCGAAGTCTTCCTCGCTGTCCTGGAGCAGCTGCGCTGGTTCGCTGGGCAGCAGATACGCAACGTCGCG gcTGTTGGTGGAAATGTCATGACCGCCAGCCCCATATCAGACCTCAACCCTGTTTTCATGGCGGCAGGCTGCAGACTCACACTGATGGACAAAG atgGCAGCCGTGTGCTTCAGATGGACGACAGTTTCTTCACAGGTTACAGGCGGACGGCTCTGAGACCGCAGGAGATCCTGGCGTCCATCGAGATCCCATACAGCAAGAAG ACTCAGTTCGTCTCCGCCTTCAAACAGTCGCCTCGTCGGGAGGACGACATCAGCATCGTTACCACGGCAATGAGCGTCACCTTCAGTCCTGGTACAAACGTCGTGGAAGACTTGAGGCTGAGCTATGGCGGCATGGCGGCAACCACGGTGATGGCCAAGAAGACTGCGCACAGACTTCTGGGAAg GTGCTGGGGGGAGGAGCTTCTGCAGGAGGCTTGCTCCTCATTGGCTGAAGAGATGACCCTCGACCCCTCTGCACCGGGTGGCATGGTGACCTACCGGCGAACTCTGACCCTCAGCCTCTTCTACAAATTCTACCTGACGGTGCTGCAGAAGCTCAGACTGCAg GGGGTAAATGTGGAAGTGGTCAGGTCCGACTGTCTGAGCGCTACAGAGATTTATCGTCCTCAGGCCCCGTCCAGTGTCCAGATCTACCAG GCGGTGCCAGAGGGGCAGAGCCAGGACGATGTGGTCGGCCGTCCCATGATGCACCTGTCGGCTCTGAAACAGGCGACGGGCGAGGCGGTTTACTGCGACGACGTGCCGCTGTACGAAAACGAACTCTACCTGTCACTCATCACCAGCAGCAAAGCTCACGCTCGCATCAT gTCTATAGATACCTCGGCAGCAGAGCGCATGCCCGGTGTCGTCTGCTGCGTGTTCGCCGATGACATCCCCGGCAGTAACGCCACCGGCCCGATCTTATACGACGAGACCGTCCTCGCCGATGGCCAGGTGTGTTGGTTTTTTTCCTCAGGTGACGTCATCAGGGTCAGGACTACGTTAACGTTGTCCCTCCCTCCGCAGGTGACCTGTGTGGGACACATTGTCGGCGCCGTGGTTGCTGTTACTCATGTTCAGGCTCAGAGAGCCGCCAAAGCCGTCAGCATCCAGTACGAAGAGCTGCAGCCTGTCGTCACCATCCAG GAGGCTATCGCCGCCCAGGCCTTctatcagccaatcagaaccaTCCAGAAGGGAGACCTGGAGGCCGGGTTTAATCAGGCCAAGCACATCTTGGAAG GTGAGATGCACATCGGAGGTCAGGAACATTTCTACCTGGAGACAAACGTGACTCTGGCCGTTCCCCGAGGAGAAGACGGAGAGATGGAGCTTTTCGTTTCCACCCAGgctgctgcaaaaacacaa TCTCTGGTGGCGAAGGCGTTGGGCGTCCCTGAGAACAGGGTGCTGGTCCGGGTGAAGAGGATGGGCGGAGGTTTTGGTGGGAAGGAGAGCCGAACCACCTTGTTGTCGACTGTTGTCGCTGTGGCAGCAAACAA GCTGAAGCGGCCCGTCAGGTGCATGTTGGACAGAGATGAGGACATGTTGATCACAGGAGGGAGACACCCCTTCCATGGGAAATACAAG GTTGGGTTTCTTGGCAGCGGTAAGGTCGTGGCTCTGGACGTGTCGTACTACAGTAACTGTGGAAACTCCATGGACCTTTCTCTGCCA ATCATGGAGCGCGCTCTGTTCCACATGGAGAACTCGTACAGCGTGGCCAACGTTCGCGGCCGTGGCTTCCTGTGCCGCACCAACCTGCCGTCCAACACCGCCTTCAGAGGCTTCGGAGGGCCGCAAGGCATGATGATCGCTGAGAGCTGGATAACGGATGTGGCTCAGAGTCTGGGCAGGCCGAGCGAGGAG GTGCGTCGGTTGAACCTGTACACAGAAGGTGAGTCCACACCCTACAACCAGGTCCTGGATCACGTTACCCTGGACCGCTGCTGGGACGAGTGCCTGTCACGGTCGAGGTACCACCAACGCCAAGCTGCCATCGACCTCTACAACCG ACAGAACCGGTGGACCAAACGTGGACTTGCCATTGTGCCCACCAAGTTTGGCATCAGCTTCACTGCCATCTTCCTTAACCAG GCTGGAGCTCTGGTTCACATCTACACCGACGGTTCAGTGCTGTTGACTCATGGTGGGACAGAGATGGGACAGGGACTCCACACTAAGATGGTCCAG gttGCCAGCAGAGTTCTGGGTATCCCCTGTTCTAAGATCCACATCTCAGAGACGAGCACCAACACGGTCCCCAACACCAGCCCCACCGCCGCCTCCGCCTCCTCCGACCTCAACGGGGCCGCCGTGCAGAACGCCTGCAAGGTCCTGGTGAGCCGCCTGGAGCCATATAAAACCAGGAACCCTGAAGGATCATGGGATGACTGG GTGAAGGCCGCGTACTTCGACAGGGTCAGTCTCAGCGCAAATGGATTTTACAA GACTCCAGATCTTGGTTATGACTTTGAGTCAAACTCTGGCCGAGCCTTCAACTACTTCAGCTACGGCGTGGCCTGTTCAGAGGTGGAGGTCGACTGTCTGACCGGAGCTCACAAG AACCTGAGCACCACCATAGTGATGGATGTTGGTCACAGCCTCAATCCAGCTCTGGACATTGGGCAG GTGGAGGGGGGCTTCATGCAGGGTCTGGGTCTCTTCACCCTGGAGGAGCTTCATTATTCCCCCCAGGGCGTCCTCCTCACACGAGGTCCGGGTTCTTATAAGATCCCGGCCTTTGGTGACATTCCTGCCCAGCTGAGTGTGTCGCTGCTCCGGGACGCCACGAACGACAAGGCCATCTTCGCCTCAAAG GCCGTGGGCGAGCCTCCTCTCTTCTTGGCATCATCGGTTTTCTACGCCATCAAAGACGCCATCAGCGCAGCCCGGGCAGAGTCGGGCGTCAGCGGGCCGTTCAGGCTGGACAGCCCCGCATCCGCCGAGAGGATCCGCAATGCCTGCATGGACCAGTTCACCAAACTG tgccCTCCTGCAGAACCCGGTACCTTCACCCCCTGGTCCATACAGGTCTAG